The Cutaneotrichosporon cavernicola HIS019 DNA, chromosome: 3 region GTAGCATCAATGCAATGTATCGTGTTAGTTAAACAACTGCCGTGGGTGTGGGGTGCTGAGAGGGGGGTCCTGAGCTGGAGTCTGGGCAGGGGACGCGTTTCTGGGTAAGTCCAACGCAGTGGGCTATGCTTGATCCCATCTCTGGAGGTGGGATGTTTGGCATAGGACACCCACACGGTCCCGCTCCACGCAACGACCTGCGATGGCATGCACGTGACATATGGTGTATTGTCATGGATGTCGCAGGATATCACCTGTCGCCAGGTCGCTCGCCCAATGTCGCCATCCGAAGCGGCAAGTGAGACGCATTTCCCATCCCACGAACGTGCCTTCCACCGACTCCATCAAGAGCGGCGCTGCTCCGCAACTAGCCGCTAACATCAGTGTCCCTTTGCGCGCCAGTCGCTGCTCGAATCGCAGCTGCTCACGCTGGCATCGTGACGCGTGGCTGACTCCAGGGCCCGAGTACTCAGATATACAAATCCATCCTCTGTAAAGACCGTATCTATGCTCCGCCGCTGTGCGTCAGTGACATCCAAATCGAGAACTGCGAGCTTACACAAGAATGTTGTTGATGGGGATGTGGATgagctggcgtcagtggTTGAACAGGGGGGTTTGTTGGTCAAGCGACaagctgcgccgcctcctctcctccacttgATCTCGCGCGAGCGTCTGATGCCCTGCCATTGATGAAGCTCCTCTGCGTCTCGAATTggctccatctcctcccttccACTCGACCTGCGTAACTGACTATCGCGCAGGTCGACGCGCGAAAAGTCCACTGCTCGACGCAACGCGCGATTGTGTCCATCCCACTCCACCAAGCTGTCCCTATCCCTCCTCTTTGTCACTCTTTCCCATATCTTCACGCTAAACCCCACTGACCCATACACCAACCTGCAGCACTCACCTTGACAAAGTATCCGATGAACCCCATGACCAAGAACCCGACCCCGACGGCGCGGCACAGCTGGATGTACTCTGGCGTCAGCCCTACTGAAATCGTCTTGTTGAAAATCGTCACGCCCGCCTTGGATAGCGGATGTATCCCACGCGCACACGCACCGGTCTTCGAAGGCTTGGTGCAGCGGTTCATGAACTGGGGTCAGCCAAAATCAAagtggaggaagacggTCACGCCCCCGCTCTGTACACGCGGCGCATCAGCACAGGATGTCACTCACGTGCACGCCCTCCCTGATGAAGGACTGGGGGATCTCGGCAAGCTCCTTGACGCTCTCGGACATGTTGGTGGTGTGgtgttgttgatgatgCTTGATTGTAGCGAGGTCGCGATCAGGTGGTTGAGCGCGCGATGTGGACAGGGA contains the following coding sequences:
- a CDS encoding uncharacterized protein (SecE/Sec61-gamma subunits of protein translocation complex): MSESVKELAEIPQSFIREGVHFMNRCTKPSKTEYIQLCRAVGVGFLVMGFIGYFVKLIHIPINNILVGGA